One Pyrus communis chromosome 4, drPyrComm1.1, whole genome shotgun sequence genomic region harbors:
- the LOC137732146 gene encoding COP1-interacting protein 7-like, translated as MKSSTRLDSALFQLTPTRTRCDLVISANGMTEKIASGLLNPFLSHLKTAQEQMAKGGYSIILEPESGSDAAWFTKSTVQRFVRFVSTPEVLERVYTLESEILQIEEAIAIQGNNDTGLNHVEDNHGKPVDSVEGNKLLLDASEEKAIVLYQPDGQPEANGSTAQEANSKVHLLKVLETRRTMLQKEQGMAFARAVAAGFDVDHLPPLISFAEWFGASRLMDACRRFKELWKRKHETGQWLEIEAAEAMAKRSEFSAMNASGIMLSSATNQQVTAEEKPPAEHQPPLSHQEHFPGQYPHQMYPPWPVQSSPGALPVYPPYPMQGMPYFQKYPGNSPFFQPPYPIVEDPKLNQGQRIQKRHSMDSSNGNIESNDVELEKDFSKSQESRKKASRSGKKQSGRVVIRNLNYITAKGKNSSDSDSASDSQTDEDNGDFEGGIPEMKVTHSHKSSKRKETVLMEEDEGNWQAFQNFLLRDPDEDRRELDQGMFSMEKKGQLKRRQNNLGDDPLVSGGRDRGEIQEGSTTDINKFSGNVTHIQKSSNDQMLISARNDQLIHGNGQMDLRSTEIDGIRGNYRTASDDFMIHGHNNQSGFTSSPSDPLAINGFDRATNGLDRRSSHNMDDDSYIIPLRSISLDHLENNDRNAIDMGSEFPSAAQVENSQVNYEPDELTLMPERGAEKGSTGYDPSLDYEMQGASLDKKHKEVMSENKQGSKKPDKDKKSKMVSDTSDKKIGGPIRRGKPSKLSPLDEARARAEKLRSFKADLQKMKKEKEEEEMKRLEALKIQRQKRIAARGGTIPAMSPLPSLQTRKQGPTKLSPSTHRGSKFRDSEPGSSSPLQRMPIKTGSVRSADSHKTSKSSKLSTGNHSAVHRLTRSVSSLPEQKKDIAGVASNPEQKKDIAGVASNPEQKKDIAGVASNAKLSMARIRRLSEPKVTNGHHVSSVKLRSTVTVSKPKVSDGHESKKISAIVNYDKSKAATLPELKIRTPKGPDAAQSTSTTKGVTQKDDSVKSTSEGGQPKGNDDKISHHSDRDDNPVIEKTLVMLEKPSIPIVHAEETLRDAKGQNIKEKTEVSEYAAIRAPVSPLTIDTINREPARDLLQQQLQSHEVTTSNMEKESAKFSSNSTAAKPYQAPYVRVPSLEGPCTQNPEYGKAPTNLKTLAIGTVTIKALVPESSNLEKIPEAFEKPQAKESLKGFRRLLKFGKKNHGSSSGERNVESDNVSMNGTEAGDNGTNIVSSSEVFTLKNLISQDETPNPSSTQMSSRHFSLLSPFKRKTSEKKLTT; from the exons ATGAAGTCTTCAACTCGGCTGGATTCGGCTCTGTTCCAACTCACCCCAACTCGGACCAG GTGCGATCTGGTTATATCCGCAAATGGAATGACGGAGAAAATAGCTTCTGGTTTGTTGAATCCGTTTCTGTCCCACTTGAAGACTGCGCAAGAACAAATGGCCAAGGGTGGTTATTCAATTATTCTTGAGCCAGAGTCTGGCAGTGATGCAGCATGGTTCACAAAGAGTACGGTCCAAAG GTTTGTTCGCTTTGTGAGCACCCCAGAGGTCTTGGAACGGGTGTACACTTTAGAATCTGAGATTTTACAGATTGAAGAGGCAATTGCAATTCAAGGAAATAATGACACGGGACTTAATCAT GTAGAGGACAATCATGGAAAACCTGTAGATAGCGTTGAAG gaAACAAGCTTTTGCTAGATGCTAGTGAAGAGAAAGCAATTGTCCTTTACCAG CCTGATGGTCAACCTGAAGCAAATGGATCCACTGCACAAGAGGCAAATTCAAA AGTTCATCTTTTAAAAGTCCTGGAGACACGCAGAACTATGCTGCAGAAAGAGCAAGGTATGGCTTTTGCACGTGCCGTAGCCGCAGGTTTTGACGTTGATCATTTGCCACCATTGATATCATTTGCTGAATGGTTTGGAGCTTCACGCTTAAT GGACGCTTGTAGAAGATTTAAGGAACTGTGGAAAAGAAAGCATGAAACTGGGCAATGGCTTGAAATTGAAGCAGCTGAAGCAATGGCTAAGAGATCAGAATTCTCTGCCATGAATGCATCAGGCATAATGCTTTCGAGTGCGACCAACCAACAAGTAACTGCAG AAGAAAAGCCTCCTGCGGAGCATCAACCACCATTAAGCCACCAGGAACACTTTCCTGGCCAGTATCCCCATCAGATGTACCCTCCTTGGCCTGTTCAGTCTTCTCCAGGTGCATTACCAGTGTATCCACCATATCCTATGCAAGGCATGCCTTATTTTCAGAAGTACCCAGGAAATAGCCCATTTTTTCAGCCGCCTTATCCGATAGTAGAGGATCCTaaactcaatcaaggtcaaagaaTACAGAAAAGGCACTCCATGGATAGCAGTAATGGAAATATTGAATCAAATGATGTGGAATTGGAAAAGGATTTTTCAAAAAGTCAAGAATCAAGAAAGAAGGCTAGCCGCTCAGGTAAAAAACAATCTGGCAGGGTTGTCATTCGGAACTTAAATTACATCACCGCAAAGGGAAAAAACTCTTCAGATAGTGACTCAGCTAGTGACTCTCAAACTGATGAGGACAATGGAGATTTTGAGGGTGGCATTCCTGAGATGAAGGTTACACACTCTCATAAATCCTCAAAAAGGAAAGAAACTGTTCTTATGGAGGAAGATGAAGGGAACTGGCAGGCATTTCAGAATTTCTTACTCAGAGATCCTGATGAAGACAGACGTGAGCTTGACCAAGGCATGTTTTCCATGGAAAAGAAGGGTCAACTGAAAAGGCGACAAAATAACCTGGGGGATGATCCTTTAGTTTCTGGTGGTCGAGATAGGGGAGAAATTCAAGAAGGAAGTACAACagatattaataaatttagtgGAAATGTTACCCACATACAAAAGTCATCAAATGATCAAATGTTGATATCTGCAAGAAATGATCAGTTGATTCATGGTAATGGTCAAATGGATTTACGGTCTACAGAAATAGATGGCATAAGGGGTAATTATAGGACTGCCAGTGACGATTTTATGATTCATGGACATAATAACCAGTCAGGTTTTACAAGTTCTCCCTCGGATCCGCTTGCTATAAATGGATTTGATCGTGCAACCAATGGTTTGGATAGGAGGTCATCTCACAACATGGATGATGATTCATACATAATTCCATTGAGGTCAATTTCACTAGATCATCTCGAAAACAATGACAGAAATGCTATCGACATGGGCTCTGAGTTCCCATCAGCAGCTCAGGTGGAAAACTCGCAAGTTAACTATGAGCCAGATGAATTGACTTTAATGCCTGAGCGTGGTGCAGAAAAGGGTTCAACAGGCTATGACCCTTCTTTAGATTATGAAATGCAAGGTGCTTCTCTGGATAAGAAACATAAGGAAGTGATGAGTGAAAACAAGCAAGGGTCTAAGAAGCCTGACAAGGACAAGAAATCAAAAATGGTTTCAGATACTTCAGATAAGAAGATTGGAGGACCAATAAGGAGAGGAAAGCCCTCAAAACTTAGTCCTTTGGATGAAGCTCGAGCACGTGCTGAGAAACTAAGAAGCTTTAAAGCCGATCTtcagaaaatgaagaaagaaaag gaagaagaagagatgaAACGGctggaagctttaaagatacagaGGCAAAAGAGGATTGCTGCTCGAGGTGGTACCATCCCTGCAATGTCACCATTGCCCTCGCTGCAAACCAGGAAACAAGGGCCGACAAAACTATCTCCAAGCACACACAGAGGATCAAAGTTTCGTGATTCAGAGCCAGGGTCATCATCTCCTTTGCAAAGGATGCCCATCAAAACTGGCTCTGTGCGCTCTGCCGATTCTCACAAAACCTCCAAATCCAGCAAACTGAGTACTGGAAACCACTCTGCTGTACACAGGTTAACCCGGTCTGTATCTTCATTGCCTGAACAAAAGAAAGACATTGCTGGTGTTGCAAGTAATCCTGAACAAAAGAAAGACATCGCTGGTGTTGCAAGTAATCCTGAACAAAAGAAAGACATCGCTGGTGTTGCAAGTAATGCTAAGCTATCCATGGCACGGATTCGAAGGTTATCAGAGCCTAAGGTGACTAACGGCCATCATGTTTCTTCAGTGAAGCTGCGGAGTACTGTAACAGTATCAAAGCCAAAAGTTTCTGATGGGCATGAGAGCAAGAAAATATCTGCTATCGTGAATTATGACAAAAGCAAGGCTGCTACTCTCCCAGAATTGAAAATCAGGACACCCAAGGGACCTGATGCTGCCCAGAGCACATCAACGACCAAAGGAGTGACACAGAAAGATGATTCTGTGAAGTCCACCTCTGAAGGTGGTCAACCGAAGGGGAATGATGACAAAATTTCACACCATAGTGATCGGGACGACAACCCAGTAATTGAGAAAACTCTCGTGATGCTTGAGAAACCTTCCATTCCCATTGTACATGCGGAAGAAACTTTGAGGGATGCGAAGGGACAGAATATTAAGGAGAAGACAGAGGTGTCAGAGTATGCTGCTATTCGGGCACCAGTTTCACCACTAACGATTGATACAATCAATAGAGAACCTGCTCGTGACCTATTACAGCAGCAACTTCAGTCTCATGAG GTTACTACGAGTAATATGGAGAAGGAATCggcaaagttttcaagcaaTAGCACTGCTGCAAAACCATATCAAGCCCCTTATGTGCGAGTTCCTTCTCTGGAAGGTCCATGTACTCAGAATCCTGAGTATGGAAAAGCACCCACAAACTTAAAGACTCTGGCAATAGGCACAGTGACCATAAAAGCACTTGTACCTGAGTCTAGTAACCTTGAAAAGATTCCAGAAGCATTTGAAAAGCCTCAGGCAAAGGAATCATTAAAAGGGTTCAGACGGCTGTTAAAGTTTGGGAAGAAGAACCATGGCTCATCATCAGGTGAACGTAATGTTGAATCAGATAACGTCAGCATGAATGGTACTGAGGCAGGTGATAATGGGACAAACATTGTTTCTTCTAGTGAAG TCTTTACATTAAAGAATCTGATATCACAAGATGAAACTCCAAATCCCAGCTCTACACAAATGT cttctcgccatttctccttgTTGTCACCATTCAAAAGAAAGACTAGCGAGAAGAAGCTGACAACGTGA